From the Desulfovibrionales bacterium genome, the window AAAAGATCAGGAAGAACCTCTGCCACCACCAGGACGACATCATGATCCTTTCGTGCCATACGCTGCAATATACCTTCATACCTGGTCAGGTCCTCTGTACGGTCTTCTTTTATGAGTTCAAAGACCTTTTCCGCAGCGATAGTACCCAGGCGGAAGTCTTTTTCCACTATGCCCCAGAGGCTTTTTAGATATGTGTCCCTTTGCCTGCCATCCAATTTTTCCATTAAGGCAGCTATCTTTTCAGCGGCCATCATGGCGATTTTATGATCGCCGCCGGCCAGATGAGCCAGTATCCTTTCATACTGGCCGATTAAGGCCCCATTTTCTTTGTCTATAAGCTCGGAGAATATCTTGGCCGCGCTAAGGGCGACACGCCCATGGAGTTTGGCCAGGCGGTGCACTACTTCCAGATAATTTACATGGAACCTGGATTCTACATCCCTGAGTAAATATGGGACTCTCTCCCCGGCCGCCATACCGACCTTCTCATCCTGTTCTGCGCACAGCGTTACAATGTTAGCATAAAGGGAAAGGGCCTTCTCATCAATTTTTTCTAATAATTGTAAAATCTTATCGGCGCAAAATACCCCTACCCGGCCATTTCGCACCGCGATCATGCCCACTGTATCCAGGTAACGACGCCTCAGGGAGGCGGGGATCTCCGTCAGATAGTGCAATAGCTTATCGGCCATAATAACGCCGGATTCCCTGTCTCTGGCCGCTATGTTGCCGGCGACTTCCCCGTATTTTTTGATAATAGCCTCATCCATATCCTTAAGCAGCGGGAGCAACTTCTCTGCCATTATCATGCCGACCTTATAATCATTTTCTGCGCCACGACTCACTACGGCTACATAGGTCTCCATCGTATCCTTACTGATACCAGAGATAAATGACGGCAAACTCTCGGCCGCAGCAAGACCTACCCTATAGCTTAACATACTGATATTACTAATTGTTTTTAAGTAATTGGCCCTGGCCGGTTTATTTACCTTGTCTATCCATTCAAGCAAATTCCTGGCAAAGGTAACGGCTACCTGGCAATTTTGTGCACAGGTTTGTTCAATAATATTTTCATATTCAGAGATCATTTCCGGGGTTAATTTATTCAGATAAGCAGGAAGGTGCTGAGCGACTGTGGCTGCCAAGCGATAACTTTTACCCGCAAAACGGGTAATAACCTGCGCATAGAGGTCTATTTTTTCCGGGGTCAACCCTGCATAAGCTGCAGATAACGTCTTTGCCGCAGTAATCCCAAGATCATGTTTGATGGCCGTAGTTTTTTTCACTGCGGCAATTAAAGAATCTTTTATCTCATCCCCTGCCTTATTCAGCGGGCCAAGTAATTTTATGGGATCAACCGGCTGGCCGGACTGAAATTCTTTTATGTGTTTTGCTATAATAAGTTCTCTATCCATAGATTACCCCCACGCTTACGTGGTCTTTCTTTTGTCACCTTATAGCATAAAAGACTAAAAAAGGAATCCAGAAAAATGTTATGAACATTCTGATTATCACCAACTAATCGTTAATGTTTTTATAAAACATGCCGTTAATAATATGTAAGTAATTTTTGCCACGTTAATTTTCAGGAGAAAACCTAAGCAAAAAGGAGTAATCGCCATGGGAGAAGCAGTAACACAAGTCGAGGCCGGCTTTCAGGAATTAGCGGCCAGGGAAGGGAAATATTTAACTTTTGTGTTAGGTAAGGAAGAATATGGCCTGGAAATTTTAAAAGTGAAAGAAATTATCGGCATGATGGATATAACTTCCGTACCAAATGTACCGTCTTATGTCAAAGGTGTAATCAATCTGCGGGGCAAGGTTATACCTATAGTGGAATTGCGTTTAAAATTTGGCATGGAATCTATCCCTTATACGGAACGGACCTGCATTATTGTGGTGGATGTTCAGGTCAAAGGCCGCCCCGCCCTGGTCGGGATAGTGGTGGATGCCGTCTCCGAGGTTTTAAACATCAATCGGGAAGAGATAGAAAACACACCTAACTTTGGGACTGGAATGGACACGAACTATATCCTGGGCATGGCCAAGGTCAAAGGACAGGTTAAGATACTGCTGGACATCGATCAAGTCCTTGATAATAGCGAACTGGCCCTTTAAGAAATCAAAAATATGGCTCTCCTTACGGCGGCGGGATAGAGTAGGCTATAACTTCTGTCCCGCCTCTTTTTTTCTAACAACAAGACGTTATATTTAATAAACGTTCACCGTTTACCGAAGAAGAGTTTTTCACGTTCTTGGGGACAACGGTAAACTGATAACGGTGAACGGTTACTATCTTTTCGGCTTGCCGTGGGTTTGTTAAAGCATTTGCCTTGACTATAAGGAAATGCTATAAATTTAAAAACATCGCGTCCAAACTTTGACTTTTTACGAGTTCATCAGCTATGGCGCCATCTCAAGCCCGCAATATTCTCATCGGCATCACTATCCTCATTTTCGTTATAGCCTTCGGAACGAGCGGCTATATGCTTATCGAGAAATGGGAATTTTTAGACGCCCTTTACATGACCGTTATTACTTTAACCACCGTCGGATATGGGGAAGTTCGGCCACTGGGCGGTTCAGGGCGGGTCTTTACAATCTGCCTGCTTATCATGGGCGTTGGTTTTGTGTTTTACATGTTCGGAACCATAACCCAGATCATGGTAGAAGGCCAGTTTAGAAGGCTTTTGGGGAGGAGAAAGTTGGAAAAACAGCTTGCCGCATTAAAGGACCATTACATTATATGCGGTTATGGCCGCATTGGACAGATTATCTCCCGGGAAATTGCCAAAAAACCCTTGCCGCTTGTGATTATCGAAAACAACCCGGACCTGATAAAAACCATTGAAGAGCAGGGGCATCTATTTATCGAAGGCGATGCCACACGGGAAGACACATTACTTAAAGCCAATATTCAAAAGGCCAAGGGCCTGGTAGCCACGGTATCTTCCGACGCTGATAACGTATATATCATACTCACTGCCCGCGGCCTGAACCCCGGTCTTTATATCATGGCCCGGGTCGTTGATGAAAAGGCTGAACGAAATCTCTTACAGGCCGGAGCAAACCGGGTTATATCACCATACCATATCGGAGCGCGTAAGATGGCCCAGGCGATCTTGCGGCCGGCCGTGACTGATTTCATCGAGTTAGCCGTACACCGGGGAGGGATAGAGCTGCAAATAGAGGAGATCCCGGTGCGCGCCCCGTCTCGTATCACAGATGTGCCGCTTAGGGAATCCGGGATAAGGCAGGAATTAGGACTGATTATAATTGCTATCCAGAGGGCTTCAGGTGAAATGCTTTATAACCCCCCGCCGGATGCCAGGATACAGGTAGGCGATATACTTATAGCTATGGGTGACCCAAAGAACCTCAATAAGTTGGAAAAAATGCTGGGAATTTCTACAAGTTAACTAATTTTCATCTGGAAACCAAGAAGTTCCAGATGAGCTGTCAGCACTCAGCAATCAGCATGAAGCTGACCCACCGTTCACTGTTCACCGTTTACCGAAAGAAAATGTCGGACAACGGTTAACGGATAACAAATATGCTGAAGGCTGAAAGCCCAACTTCGGCATTTGGGCTTTGTTTACCTGCCCCCTGGAACAATAATACGCCGTTCGGTAACAATCATATCCATCAGAAAATCGTGCTCATCTAAAGGCACTAAAGGCACTATCTGAATCTCATAGGCCAGGGCTACTTTCAAGGAACCGGCCGGCAGGCCCGGTAAAAAACGATCATAAAAGCCCATCCCATATCCGACACGTCCTCCCCGGTTGTCAAAAACGCAACCCGGCACCACGGTAATGTCTATATCCTTTGGGGATAATGGGCTGAGGCTGGTATCCCTGGGTTCCATAAGGCCGAAACGGCGCGGGGCTAAATCGCATTTCCAGTCTTTTAAAACAGACGGGACTATGATACCCCGCTCATAATCCGTGTACGGAACGGCCACCACCTTACCTTGCTCCAGCGCCACCTCTAGTATG encodes:
- a CDS encoding chemotaxis protein CheW; amino-acid sequence: MGEAVTQVEAGFQELAAREGKYLTFVLGKEEYGLEILKVKEIIGMMDITSVPNVPSYVKGVINLRGKVIPIVELRLKFGMESIPYTERTCIIVVDVQVKGRPALVGIVVDAVSEVLNINREEIENTPNFGTGMDTNYILGMAKVKGQVKILLDIDQVLDNSELAL
- a CDS encoding potassium channel protein; this encodes MAPSQARNILIGITILIFVIAFGTSGYMLIEKWEFLDALYMTVITLTTVGYGEVRPLGGSGRVFTICLLIMGVGFVFYMFGTITQIMVEGQFRRLLGRRKLEKQLAALKDHYIICGYGRIGQIISREIAKKPLPLVIIENNPDLIKTIEEQGHLFIEGDATREDTLLKANIQKAKGLVATVSSDADNVYIILTARGLNPGLYIMARVVDEKAERNLLQAGANRVISPYHIGARKMAQAILRPAVTDFIELAVHRGGIELQIEEIPVRAPSRITDVPLRESGIRQELGLIIIAIQRASGEMLYNPPPDARIQVGDILIAMGDPKNLNKLEKMLGISTS
- a CDS encoding 5-formyltetrahydrofolate cyclo-ligase, with product MSEKWRLELTATLEEMETKAELRRRILKLRDSLTPLERKTRSEAIAVRLMALPEWKQARGVFLYVSFRSEAETQYILEVALEQGKVVAVPYTDYERGIIVPSVLKDWKCDLAPRRFGLMEPRDTSLSPLSPKDIDITVVPGCVFDNRGGRVGYGMGFYDRFLPGLPAGSLKVALAYEIQIVPLVPLDEHDFLMDMIVTERRIIVPGGR